Genomic window (Fusarium oxysporum f. sp. lycopersici 4287 chromosome 11, whole genome shotgun sequence):
GCAGCAGAAGTCTCAGTAGCTTCCTCCGGTTGTCGGAGTAGCATCGACGTCTACGACTACCGTTTCCAGGCCCATAGTCAGTTGACGAAGGTCGGTAGTCTGGGTAGATGCTTCAGTGCTGGTGGCCTCCGTCGTCGCTTCACTGGAAGTAGCGCCGGTGGTAGGAGTAGCATCAACGTCCACTACGACCGTCTCAACGCCCATTGTTAGTTGAGGTAACTCAGTGGTGCTAGCCTCAGTAGTGGAAGCTGCGGAAGACTCAGCAGTGGACTTGGCTTCGGTAGTCTTAGCTTCAGtcttggtctcttcctcagcagtactcttgtcgtcgtcgtcatcgtcatcatcgtcctgaTCATCAGGATCCTCAGGTGTCTGAGTTCCAACGGGTGTTGGTACACCTCCATTGATGACAACGGCTGAAGGAGCAGGTGTGATACCAGGGAGAGGAGGGAGGACGTAGCTTCCAGGTGCAGGTCCTAAGTCTCATGTCAGTACAAACCTTGGGGGGAAGAAATCAGCGAACTTACCAATACCCCAAAGAACGATACCACCAGGGCCATTGTCTTTGCCAGCATGCTCACAAAAGATCAGGCAGGAGGGACCAAAGAGAACAGggacaacaacatcattgcCATCGCTGTCCTTGGTGCTATGCAGAGTATTATCGCTGACACCAGAGATAGTCTCTTGAGGCTCAGCAGTGACAGCAGCAGGAGGGACTGTGACAGGAGCCTCGTCTTTCTTGGTGGTGGGCTCAGGGTCAGTCtcatccttggtcttggggtCCTCATTGTCTGAGTCTTCGGACTTAGGATCAGACTCCTCGTCCTTACTAGTAGGCTCAGCTTCCCCCTGCTTGGTAGTAGTAGGCTTGGGgtcctcaagcttctcagtCGTCGATGGCACCTCATCAACAGGCTGTTCTGAGGAAGTGGTGTCAACGGCGGAAGCCTGGGTACTGGTagtctcttctccaacaaaAGGCTGGGAAGTGGTATCCTGAGGTGCCAGTTTCTCAGTTGTGGAGTCTTGAGCAGGAGGCTGCTGGGTGGTTGTGTCAGGGAGAGGACCTTGCTGTGTAGTGGCTGTGTCAACAGCAGGGCCTTGCTCAGTAGTTGACTGA
Coding sequences:
- a CDS encoding hypothetical protein (At least one base has a quality score < 10), with amino-acid sequence MRLAGLVVALAALAEAQLPETPGADGASTTTTHHPLPFETTSSEIPALDKTISADVTLLETSTGIQVPDSAFTSTDVLPELPESKSTDIAVGGTTTANGESPLDPTSSDEVPAEQPTAGTGQPTGPETTVQQPPAIDTTTSQEPPVAETTTQQPPALDTATTGQTPGVETTSQQPPAPQSTTEQGPAVDTATTQQGPLPDTTTQQPPAQDSTTEKLAPQDTTSQPFVGEETTSTQASAVDTTSSEQPVDEVPSTTEKLEDPKPTTTKQGEAEPTSKDEESDPKSEDSDNEDPKTKDETDPEPTTKKDEAPVTVPPAAVTAEPQETISGVSDNTLHSTKDSDGNDVVVPVLFGPSCLIFCEHAGKDNGPGGIVLWGIGPAPGSYVLPPLPGITPAPSAVVINGGVPTPVGTQTPEDPDDQDDDDDDDDDKSTAEEETKTEAKTTEAKSTAESSAASTTEASTTELPQLTMGVETVVVDVDATPTTGATSSEATTEATSTEASTQTTDLRQLTMGLETVVVDVDATPTTGGSY